The following proteins are encoded in a genomic region of Labeo rohita strain BAU-BD-2019 chromosome 5, IGBB_LRoh.1.0, whole genome shotgun sequence:
- the sik2a gene encoding LOW QUALITY PROTEIN: serine/threonine-protein kinase SIK2a (The sequence of the model RefSeq protein was modified relative to this genomic sequence to represent the inferred CDS: deleted 1 base in 1 codon) — translation MVMAAQDQKPSQRAPVRVGFYDIERTLGKGNFAVVKLARHRITKSEVAIKIIDKTQLDAVNLEKIYREVEIMKLLDHPHIIKLYQVMETKNMLYLVTEYARNGEIFDYLASRGRLSEMDARRKFWQILSAVEYCHERNIVHRDLKAENLLLDAHMNMKIADFGFGNFFRPGEPLTTWCGSPPYAAPEVFEGQQYEGPQLDIWSMGVVLYVLVCGALPFDGPSLPVLRQRVLEGRFRIPYFMSEDCEHLIRKMLVLDPAKRLSLSQIKEHRWMMQEVPSQRPVLYRQGLPCESKSGLGEHSEQVLRLMHSLGIDQQKTIESLQNKSYNHFAAIYYLLVERLKAHRSSFPVEQRLHASQRRPSTVAEQTVVKTIAVPSQAGVLPQAARHLRSPVLLQSTTDTFTFPQTPASPDQTLMEEDVATPKVDGCLLDPLPPVVVRKVSGSLPSNVMETSIDEGIEAEEEHAVPLAAFHTARFSQRRHTLSEVTNQPAVLPITGLNPSLGSMDSEYSMGSTQSDFSLPEENPALKEALSTTPASPAVPVFLGMKPPEPTLQPLDTKGQGAHNHSLVSFREGRRASDTSLTQGLVAFRQHLQNLARTKGFLELNKAQIVLDGGGGSGKPTISPQELLEPHHPFSHQGEGRQCLSGKDTSSFTGKMHPYLLSRRQSLETQYLAQRLQRASQLASGLGSGQMFCKEAAPRTLEQQLQEHRLQQKRLYLQKQSQVQAYFHQMQLAEDAYPTSQDSRDPQNSSSPLSSPPFTRTQTLTPFLDPGTSSLMYGPKSARFPDWPPPPDNRTNYTLSHPTEPMYAWSPAQPPLPPGKAESPSAQPAPETPFLDCEMMESVEAPQGCVLVN, via the exons ATGGTCATGGCCGCCCAGGACCAAAAGCCGTCGCAGCGGGCTCCGGTTCGCGTGGGATTTTATGATATTGAGCGCACGCTGGGAAAAGGCAATTTTGCAGTTGTGAAGCTGGCGAGACATCGTATCACCAAATCGGAG GTGGCCATAAAGATCATAGACAAGACCCAGCTAGATGCAGTGAACCTGGAGAAGATCTACAGGGAAGTGGAAATCATGAAGCTGCTGGACCATCCTCACATCATCAAGCTTTACCAG GTCATGGAGACCAAAAACATGCTCTATCTAGTCACAGAATATGCCAGGAATGGAGAGATATTTG ACTACCTGGCCAGCCGCGGGCGGCTCAGCGAGATGGATGCGAGGAGGAAGTTCTGGCAGATCCTCTCAGCGGTGGAGTACTGCCACGAACGCAATATTGTTCACAGAGACCTGAAAGCTGAGAACTTGTTACTGGATGCTCACATGAATATGAAGATAGCAG ATTTTGGCTTTGGAAACTTCTTCCGTCCTGGGGAACCTCTGACCACTTGGTGTGGCAGC CCCCCATATGCTGCTCCAGAGGTGTTTGAGGGACAACAGTATGAGGGTCCGCAACTGGACATCTGG AGTATGGGGGTGGTTCTGTATGTATTAGTGTGTGGCGCTCTTCCATTTGATGGTCCTAGCCTTCCTGTCCTCAGACAGAGGGTCCTGGAGGGCCGTTTCCGCATCCCCTACTTCATGAGTGAGG ACTGTGAGCACCTGATCAGGAAGATGTTGGTTCTAGATCCAGCCAAGCGTTTGTCCCTGAGTCAGATCAAAGAGCATCGCTGGATGATGCAGGAGGTCCCGTCCCAGCGGCCTGTGCTGTATAGACAGGGTCTGCCATGCGAGAGCAAATCAGGCTTGGGTGAACACAGTGAGCAGGTGCTGCGACTCATGCACAGCCTGGGCATCGACCAGCAGAAGACCATTGAG TCTCTTCAGAACAAAAGCTATAACCACTTTGCTGCTATCTACTACCTGCTTGTGGAGCGGTTGAAAGCGCATCGCAGCAGTTTCCCTGTGGAACAGCGTTTGCACGCCAGCCAGCGCCGCCCTAGCACCGTCGCTGAGCAGACTGTTGTCAAG ACCATTGCGGTTCCCTCCCAAGCGGGCGTCCTGCCACAGGCAGCGCGTCACCTGCGCTCACCTGTTCTGTTGCAGTCCACCACAGACACATTTACCTTCCCACAAACCCCTGCTTCCCCAGATCAGACGCTCATGGAGGAAGACGTGGCCACTCCCAAG GTGGATGGCTGTTTACTGGACCCGCTCCCTCCAGTCGTGGTCCGCAAAGTCAGCGGCTCGCTGCCTAGCAACGTTATGGAGACGTCCATTGATGAGGGCATTGAGGCGGAGGAAGAGCACGCTGTGCCCCTCGCCGCCTTTCATACAGCTCGCTTCAGTCAGCGCCGGCATACACTGTCTGAAGTCACCAACCAACCTGCTGTGCTGCCCATCACAG GTCTAAACCCATCCCTCGGCAGCATGGACTCCGAGTACAGCATGGGTTCAACTCAAAGTGACTTCAGCTTGCCAGAAGAGAATCCAGCTCTGAAGGAAGCGTTAAGCACTACACCTGCCAGCCCCGCAGTTCCAGTCTTCCTGGGCATGAAGCCCCCTGAGCCCACCCTTCAGCCACTCGACACAAAGGGGCAGGGCGCTCATAACCACTCACTAGTCAGTTTCAGAGAGGGGCGAAGAGCTTCAGACACGTCTCTCACTCAAG GTTTAGTGGCATTCAGACAGCACCTCCAGAACCTGGCCAGGACCAAGGGCTTCCTAGAGCTGAACAAAGCCCAGATAGTGTTAGATGGTGGAGGCGGCAGCGGCAAACCCACAATCAGTCCCCAGGAGCTCCTAGAGCCTCACCACCCATTCAGCCACCAG GGTGAAGGACGCCAATGTCTAAGTGGAAAAGACACATCGTCATTTACTGGTAAAATGCACCCTTATCTACTATCCAGGAGACAGAGTTTGGAAACGCAGTACCTCGCTCAACGACTACAG agagCCAGTCAGTTAGCAAGTGGTCTTGGAAGTGGACAGATGTTTTGTAAAGAGGCTGCACCGCGCACTTTAGAACAACAACTCCAGGAGCACAG ACTGCAGCAGAAGCGGCTCTATCTCCAGAAGCAGTCTCAGGTACAGGCCTACTTCCACCAGATGCAGCTGGCAGAGGACGCTTACCCCACTTCGCAGGACAGCAGAGACCCCCAGAACAGCAGCAGTCCTTTGTCCAGCCCTCCCTTCACACGGACCCAAACCCTAACCCCTTTTCTGGACCCCGGCACCTCGTCGCTAATGTACGGCCCCAAGTCAGCCCGCTTTCCAGACTGGCCTCCGCCACCAGACAACCGCACA